The Halichondria panicea chromosome 14, odHalPani1.1, whole genome shotgun sequence genome contains a region encoding:
- the LOC135348204 gene encoding BRISC and BRCA1-A complex member 1-like, which yields MERHGSVSSILSHTSLQYEFNHLDIHANCPEKIILCIDLDAQVEATPVKSKDRGGVSMLTVWKNALELFVWNKHHLSKDHEFAVVILRDKAEWFCNFNSDPNEVVTVINQLEAVDEKYDSFDTASLYSIIHQNSCPPPPTDNPLLPPPYTVRAIMFYSRTNSMPIYQGDVVAHDQLMESPYFFLDILYSHEPPSPSNMCKGIFDILAELYPKPKALVLDWSYNVSQLFNNFSKLLAHPMQRPFQPHMDHKLIH from the exons ATGGAGAGGCATGGTTCAG tgagCAGCATTCTCAGTCACACTAGTCTACAGTATGAGTTTAACCACTTGGATATCCACGCCAACTGTCCCGAGAAAATT ATCTTGTGTATAGATCTTGATGCCCAGGTAGAGGCCACTCCTGTCAAATCAAAGGATAG AGGGGGTGTGTCCATGTTGACTGTGTGGAAGAATGCCCTCGAGCTATTTGTATGGAACAAGCATCACCTGAGCAAAGACCATGAGTTTGCTGTTGTTATACTACGCGACAAAGCAGAATGG TTTTGTAACTTCAACAGTGACCCTAACGAGGTTGTCACGGTAATCAATCAACTGGAGGCTGTGGACGAAAAGTACGATTCTTTTG ATACAGCGTCTCTCTACTCAATAAT CCACCAGAACTCTTGCCCCCCTCCCCCGACGGACAATCCCCTCCTCCCTCCACCCTACACCGTACGAGCCATTATGTTCTATAGTCGCACCAACAGCATGCCCATCTACCAAGGTGACGTCGTG GCACATGATCAGCTGATGGAGTCTCCGTATTTCTTCCTGGACATACTCTACTCACATgagcccccctccccctctaaCATGTGCAAG GGTATATTCGATATTCTCGCTGAGCTGTACCCAAAGCCCAAGGCCCTTGTATTGGATTGGTCGTACAATGTCAGCCAACTGTTCAACAACTTTTCTAAGCTACTAGCTCACCCAATGCAGAGACCATTCCAGCCTCACATGGACCATAAACTAATTCATTAG
- the LOC135348188 gene encoding muscle, skeletal receptor tyrosine-protein kinase-like produces MSSTESPTTADSAEGLSLPSSEAVAVIVSIAGVGTILVLLVLIIVMAMRRYSYIKRRRSRGIISEHFGRNSMRASQRSQRISRLVAEASEGPSTTNTFNINTQLLPEATKTSPFPPPPDNTFPSSAPVEIELEKKDLDLSFLNTSTMDTTAPRQFPSSDLLLLDKLGEGEYGPIYRGDAYNLEQDNQSRPVTVKMLAQQYTSGDRTMFNNDIEMLTSIVHINVVTLLAMCTDDSPECILLDAGLPGDLLTFIRDKKQEVSPLGPTVQETYNILKIADEISIGMSYLASERFVHKDLSLRNCIIGYSGVVKIAHFGLGPVLYPEAYYRVHDIDLPIRWMSPEAITSSQFTSASDVWAFGVVLFELFSYGELPFDEKSNEEVISYVVREFGKLKCPHRCSAEIFEIPQSCWATDPKLRPNFAYLHDQIFRMTGQTDVSGSVSTFGSSPIPVLESGMR; encoded by the exons ATGAGCTCAACTGAATCACCAACTACAG ccgACTCTGCTGAGGGTCTAAGCCTGCCCTCCAGTGAGGCTGTAGCTGTGATCGTATCCATTGCTGGTGTGGGAACGATTCTAGTGCTACTGGTACTCATCATTGTCATGGCCATGAG ACGCTACTCGTACATCAAGAGAAGGCGATCACGAGGAATAATAAGCGAGCACTTCGGTCGCAACTCAATGAGAGCTTCTCAACGGAGCCAGCGGATCAGCCGATTGGTTGCCGAGGCCAGCGAGGGACCCTCCACCACAAACACCTTCAACATCAACACTCAG ttgctCCCTGAGGCCACCAAGACCAGCCCCTTCCCTCCCCCTCCCGACAACACGTTCCCATCGTCGGCACCTGTCGAGATTGAACTAGAGAAGAAAGACCTTGACCTGAGCTTCCTCAATACGAGCACCATGGATACAACGGCCCCTAGGCAGTTCCCCAGTAGCGATCTACTCTTACTCGATAAGTTAGGAGAGGGAGAATACGGTCCTATTTATAG AGGAGATGCGTACAATCTTGAGCAAGACAACCAGTCGAGGCCAGTCACAGTAAAGATGCTCGCTCAGCAGTACACAAGTGGAGATCGAACTATGTTCAACAACGATATCGAAATGCTCACTTCAATTGTGCACATCAATGTCGTCACTCTCCTTGCCATGTGTACCGATGATTCGCCTGAATGCATCCTGCTAGACGCCGGTCTTCCTGGTGACCTTTTAACCTTTATCAGAGACAAGAAACAAGAAGTCTCCCCTCTGGGACCAACAGTGCAAGAAACGTACAATATTCTCAAGATTGCCGATGAGATAAGTATAGGGATGTCGTATTTAGCTTCGGAGAGGTTTGTGCACAAAGATCTATCGCTGCGAAACTGCATCATTGGATATAGCGGAGTCGTGAAGATTGCTCATTTTGGCCTGGGGCCAGTGTTGTACCCGGAGGCTTATTATCGAGTGCATGATATCGATCTGCCAATTCGTTGGATGTCCCCTGAGGCCATAACTTCGTCGCAATTCACATCGGCTAGTGATGTGTGGGCATTTGGGGTGGTGCTTTTCGAGCTCTTCTCTTATGGGGAACTTCCTTTTGACGAGAAAAGCAACGAAGAAGTTATTTCGTACGTGGTGAGGGAGTTTGGGAAGTTAAAATGTCCTCATCGATGTTCTGCGGAGATTTTCGAGATTCCACAAAGTTGTTGGGCCACAGATCCGAAACTGCGTCCAAACTTTGCTTATCTGCATGACCAGATCTTCAGAATGACGGGGCAAACAGACGTATCGGGATCTGTGAGTACATTCGGTTCATCTCCCATTCCAGTTCTGGAATCAGGAATGAGAtaa
- the LOC135348200 gene encoding N-alpha-acetyltransferase 20-like has product MTTLRQFRCDDLFKFNNVNLDPLTHTFDLASYLHYMSRWPEYFQVAESPTGKIMGYVMGISEARNNKSSDWHCRVSAISVSEEYRRLGVAGKLMQFLEDVSERKKCYFVDLFVRVSNVVAVEIYKKMGYVVYGTMPDYYYTEKSNKYKDYTKKSDEDKDCYTETQLKHWMSVWLSEWESKNSQQQQSTSYWKCLQVREIKRIEDGCYMRRALSWDVDKISKKQPTQEEIAELERGFTNEFKINFKECMPSEEFMQLHCCNAFNQEFIRH; this is encoded by the exons ATGACGACACTGCGGCAGTTCCGATGTGACGATTTGTTCAAGTTCAACAATGTGAACCTTGACCCCTTGACGCACACATTCGATCTTGCCTCCTACCTACATTACATGTCAAG gtGGCCAGAATACTTCCAAGTGGCCGAGTCTCCCACTGGCAAGATAATGGGCTATGTTATGGGCATATCAGAAGCCCGAAATAACAAATCCTCCGATTGGCATTGTCGTGTGTCTGCTATCTCGGTGAGCGAGGAGTATCGCCGCCTCGGAGTTGCCGGGAAACTAATGCAATTTCTAGAGGATGTTTCAGAACGTAAAAAGTGCTATTTTGTCGATCTGTTTGTCCGAGTTTCAAACGTGGTTGCCGTGGAAATCTACAAGAAGATGGGCTATGTGGTGTATGGAACAATGCCAGATTACTATTATACAGAAAAGAGCAACAAGTATAAGGACTATACAAAAAAGAGCGACGAGGATAAGGACTGCTATACTGAAACTCAGCTGAAACACTGGATGAGCGTATGGTTATCAGAGTGGGAGTCAAAAAACTCACAACAACAGCAGAGCACGAGCTATTGGAAGTGTTTGCAAGTACGAGAGATCAAGAGAATCGAAGATGGTTGTTATATGAGGAGAGCTCTGAGTTGGGACGTCGATAAGATATCGAAAAAGCAACCAACTCAAGAGGAGATAGCTGAGCTGGAACGTGGTTTTACTAATGAATTTAAAATAAACTTCAAAGAATGTATGCCATCCGAAGAATTCATGCAACTGCACTGTTGTAATGCATTtaaccaagagttcattagacATTAG
- the LOC135348176 gene encoding uncharacterized protein LOC135348176 isoform X2, whose translation MEPIITSKLPKERFSKSCYVCEEAGMETQAVHGACMSCHKSSCRLAFHVTCAQREELLCEEQDSRDTRSILYCGYCSPHFKKMARQKYKQTLRKPMVTTPTMTTPPYPLSDLSPTCGSAPLLVAPHPYALTGLTPHEGVDTGRIKKEKLPMSDHTGPLHKRPPIDLSHLTPAKRKRRRKVSSSNESTTSEALSYVSDPQVLSRDAVSASPRLPEEPVKAVGVSERTAYSPVTCAQVNLSGSVENVVRLTSSSTSSEQSLASRSAGAAPPRSLQELLERQWEQTAQFILDKVGKQNNVGSMLAHLHTLQSENRQMQSKIMELASQREFYIAINTKLRQTLVEQDTTNRLPNGIRDEPRIGSPEMPVASPRHRAASKRNGNAKNRSTRTEPPDVHTHPHGNEMIIPNTLSKEVQDSLLKAHFQPPTSSLFTEFGGQDPYHRGHPKPVYNHASIEGNDRKITIPSSKGSSRRSYVPKSPVVASEQVEGIHEITRVTNSVQAPISAFAPLPSHNAVQDGGGVGGRGMDNVR comes from the exons ATGGAACCAATCATCACTTCTAAACTACCAAAGGAAAGGTTTTCAAAG TCGTGTTACGTGTGTGAGGAGGCTGGGATGGAGACTCAGGCAGTACACGGGGCATGTATGTCCTGTCATAAGTCCAGCTGCAGGCTAGCCTTCCATGTCACATG tgCTCAGAGGGAGGAGCTATTGTGTGAAGAGCAGGACTCTCGTGATACTCGCTCCATCCTCTACTGTGGCTACTGCTCACCACACTTCAAGAAAATG GCCAGGCAGAAGTACAAGCAGACTCTTCGCAAGCCCAtggtgaccacacccacaatgACCACGCCCCCTTATCCCCTGTCTGACCTTTCACCTACGTGTGGTTCTGCCCCCCTCCTTGTCGCCCCACACCCGTACGCCCTCACAGGACTCACACCACACGAGGGTGTGGATACAGGCAGgatcaag AAGGAGAAGCTCCCCATGAGTGACCATACTGGGCCCCTTCATAAGAGACCTCCCATTGACCTCTCCCACCTAACACCCGCTAAACGCAAAAGAAGGCGCAAAGTCTCCTCCTCCAATGAGAGCACTACTTCTGAAGCACTGTCGTACGTCAGTGACCCCCAG GTTCTGTCTAGAGATGCTGTGTCAGCAAGTCCACGGTTGCCAGAGGAACCAGTGAAAGCCGTGGGTGTTAGCGAGAGAACGGCCTACTCTCCAGTCACTTGTGCTCAG GTGAACTTATCTGGTAGTGTGGAAAATGTGGTGAGACTAACATCGTCCTCCACCAGCTCTGAGCAAAGCCTCGCATCAAG atCGGCTGGTGCGGCCCCACCTCGCAGTCTACAAGAGCTGCTGGAGAGACAATGGGAGCAAACTGCTCAGTTCATTCTAGACAAAGTGGGCAAACAAAACAACG ttggcTCCATGCTGGCACACTTACACACCCTACAATCTGAAAACCGTCAAATGCAGTCCAAGATCATGGAGCTGGCATCACAGAGAGAGTTCTACATTGCCATCAATACCAAACTACGCCAGACCTTAGTCGAGCAAGACACCACGAATCGATTACCCAATGGGATTAGAGACGAACCTCGCATTGGATCACCAGAAATGCCGGTAGCCAGTCCAAGACACCGTGCTGCCAGTAAACGAAATGGAAATGCGAAAAATCGAAGCACGCGTACCGAGCCTCCTGACGTACACACCCATCCACACGGTAATGAGATGATTATACCAAATACACTATCAAAGGAAGTACAAGATTCGCTTCTCAAGGCTCATTTTCAACCTCCAACCAGCAGCCTATTCACAGAGTTTGGTGGGCAAGATCCATATCATAGAGGTCACCCAAAGCCAGTGTATAATCATGCTTCAATTGAAGGAAACGATCGTAAAATTACAATCCCTTCGTCCAAGGGTTCTTCGAGGCGGAGCTATGTACCTAAAAGCCCTGTTGTTGCGAGCGAACAAGTTGAGGGAATTCATGAAATCACTCGCGTTACAAACAGTGTACAAGCTCCTATCTCAGCGTTCGCCCCGCTGCCCAGTCACAATGCAGTACAGGACGgcggtggtgtgggtggtaggGGGATGGACAATGTTAGGTAG
- the LOC135348176 gene encoding protein AF-10-like isoform X1 encodes MTKKCCVCGDIKDTTENVLYTCQGHGCDVIVHQACYGIVTPPTGLWFCRKCESQERAARVRCELCPKKEGALKRTDSGGWAHVVCALYIPEATFGDNERMEPIITSKLPKERFSKSCYVCEEAGMETQAVHGACMSCHKSSCRLAFHVTCAQREELLCEEQDSRDTRSILYCGYCSPHFKKMARQKYKQTLRKPMVTTPTMTTPPYPLSDLSPTCGSAPLLVAPHPYALTGLTPHEGVDTGRIKKEKLPMSDHTGPLHKRPPIDLSHLTPAKRKRRRKVSSSNESTTSEALSYVSDPQVLSRDAVSASPRLPEEPVKAVGVSERTAYSPVTCAQVNLSGSVENVVRLTSSSTSSEQSLASRSAGAAPPRSLQELLERQWEQTAQFILDKVGKQNNVGSMLAHLHTLQSENRQMQSKIMELASQREFYIAINTKLRQTLVEQDTTNRLPNGIRDEPRIGSPEMPVASPRHRAASKRNGNAKNRSTRTEPPDVHTHPHGNEMIIPNTLSKEVQDSLLKAHFQPPTSSLFTEFGGQDPYHRGHPKPVYNHASIEGNDRKITIPSSKGSSRRSYVPKSPVVASEQVEGIHEITRVTNSVQAPISAFAPLPSHNAVQDGGGVGGRGMDNVR; translated from the exons ATGACTAAgaagtgttgtgtgtgtggtgatatTAAAGACACGACTGAAAATGTCCTCTATACGTGTCAAGGCCACGGCTGTGACGTTATAGTACATCAAG CGTGCTATGGGATTGTGACTCCGCCCACTGGTCTCTGGTTCTGTAGGAAGTGTGAGAGTCAAGAGCGGGCTGCTagagtg CGCTGTGAGCTGTGTCCTAAGAAGGAGGGGGCGCTCAAGCGTACAGACTCTGGTGGATGGGCTCACGTGGTGTGTGCCCTCTATATCCCCGAGGCCACTTTTGGAGACAACGAGAGAATGGAACCAATCATCACTTCTAAACTACCAAAGGAAAGGTTTTCAAAG TCGTGTTACGTGTGTGAGGAGGCTGGGATGGAGACTCAGGCAGTACACGGGGCATGTATGTCCTGTCATAAGTCCAGCTGCAGGCTAGCCTTCCATGTCACATG tgCTCAGAGGGAGGAGCTATTGTGTGAAGAGCAGGACTCTCGTGATACTCGCTCCATCCTCTACTGTGGCTACTGCTCACCACACTTCAAGAAAATG GCCAGGCAGAAGTACAAGCAGACTCTTCGCAAGCCCAtggtgaccacacccacaatgACCACGCCCCCTTATCCCCTGTCTGACCTTTCACCTACGTGTGGTTCTGCCCCCCTCCTTGTCGCCCCACACCCGTACGCCCTCACAGGACTCACACCACACGAGGGTGTGGATACAGGCAGgatcaag AAGGAGAAGCTCCCCATGAGTGACCATACTGGGCCCCTTCATAAGAGACCTCCCATTGACCTCTCCCACCTAACACCCGCTAAACGCAAAAGAAGGCGCAAAGTCTCCTCCTCCAATGAGAGCACTACTTCTGAAGCACTGTCGTACGTCAGTGACCCCCAG GTTCTGTCTAGAGATGCTGTGTCAGCAAGTCCACGGTTGCCAGAGGAACCAGTGAAAGCCGTGGGTGTTAGCGAGAGAACGGCCTACTCTCCAGTCACTTGTGCTCAG GTGAACTTATCTGGTAGTGTGGAAAATGTGGTGAGACTAACATCGTCCTCCACCAGCTCTGAGCAAAGCCTCGCATCAAG atCGGCTGGTGCGGCCCCACCTCGCAGTCTACAAGAGCTGCTGGAGAGACAATGGGAGCAAACTGCTCAGTTCATTCTAGACAAAGTGGGCAAACAAAACAACG ttggcTCCATGCTGGCACACTTACACACCCTACAATCTGAAAACCGTCAAATGCAGTCCAAGATCATGGAGCTGGCATCACAGAGAGAGTTCTACATTGCCATCAATACCAAACTACGCCAGACCTTAGTCGAGCAAGACACCACGAATCGATTACCCAATGGGATTAGAGACGAACCTCGCATTGGATCACCAGAAATGCCGGTAGCCAGTCCAAGACACCGTGCTGCCAGTAAACGAAATGGAAATGCGAAAAATCGAAGCACGCGTACCGAGCCTCCTGACGTACACACCCATCCACACGGTAATGAGATGATTATACCAAATACACTATCAAAGGAAGTACAAGATTCGCTTCTCAAGGCTCATTTTCAACCTCCAACCAGCAGCCTATTCACAGAGTTTGGTGGGCAAGATCCATATCATAGAGGTCACCCAAAGCCAGTGTATAATCATGCTTCAATTGAAGGAAACGATCGTAAAATTACAATCCCTTCGTCCAAGGGTTCTTCGAGGCGGAGCTATGTACCTAAAAGCCCTGTTGTTGCGAGCGAACAAGTTGAGGGAATTCATGAAATCACTCGCGTTACAAACAGTGTACAAGCTCCTATCTCAGCGTTCGCCCCGCTGCCCAGTCACAATGCAGTACAGGACGgcggtggtgtgggtggtaggGGGATGGACAATGTTAGGTAG